The Agromyces atrinae genome window below encodes:
- a CDS encoding HNH endonuclease signature motif containing protein, which produces MPERGRAAGPRPRSDAELPPQLPGTAPSRERRSLPILLEVDIDMACDEDGFDPPLTAAERAIADQLIAGWRADEDFADDATRGAGPSFSRSPSPTSATATATATTSTSTSTSATVQASAAAAGAATAAAAAVEGLPHGVGWSPRASLEFDLRTLRQLEAEENRIAADRARVLARMAATTDAIEAAEPTRGTSRDIEMARRSIIAEIACALTVSERLIQMRLDDAERFHTDTPTLLDHVTAGRLGFRQAQILLDHTSSLPGEHRAAFIDAVLPVAESSTPPQLQRRARTLRERLHPDSITTRRQAAVAKRRVGLTHTHDGMSWLNAYLPAATAITIDTHLSDIAGHLATADDETRTLTQLRTDVFIDLLTDQARPALTTDTTADADANANANANADADATATAAGAGSPKGTAGNVGDVSGITARDSGGTRTAQRSPRRRRGPRPTVMITVPALTLLGHTDEPATLDSYGPIPIETARELAGDATSFIRILTHPETGTTLSVGRDRYTVPPDLKAALHHRDTTCRFPGCNQPALTSDIDHTTDWQHGGPTTLDNLAHLCRTHHTLKHHTGWTATHTGQSDDNPSHSTNTSDGTLTWTSPLGHTYTTHPTNAMPMRPHQTGAPPDVPRDTTPAPPAPFAPPARTAAPAPPLAASGAPTTDTDPAEHPPF; this is translated from the coding sequence GTGCCCGAGCGCGGTCGTGCTGCCGGTCCGCGTCCCCGGTCGGATGCCGAGCTGCCACCTCAACTCCCGGGCACAGCCCCCTCCCGCGAGCGGCGATCGCTGCCGATCCTGCTCGAGGTCGACATCGATATGGCGTGCGACGAGGACGGGTTCGATCCGCCGCTCACCGCCGCCGAGCGGGCAATTGCCGACCAACTCATCGCCGGTTGGCGAGCAGATGAGGATTTCGCCGATGACGCCACTCGTGGCGCGGGCCCGTCATTCTCGAGGTCCCCCTCCCCCACTTCTGCCACTGCCACTGCTACTGCCACGACTTCAACCTCGACCTCGACCTCTGCCACTGTCCAGGCCTCGGCTGCTGCCGCTGGCGCTGCCACTGCCGCTGCCGCTGCCGTCGAGGGTTTGCCGCATGGTGTGGGGTGGTCGCCGCGGGCGTCGCTCGAGTTCGATCTGCGCACCCTGCGGCAGCTCGAGGCGGAGGAGAACCGCATCGCGGCCGACCGTGCCCGGGTCCTGGCCCGCATGGCCGCCACGACCGATGCGATCGAGGCTGCGGAGCCGACGCGGGGAACGTCGCGCGATATCGAGATGGCGCGCCGATCCATCATCGCGGAGATCGCGTGCGCACTGACGGTGTCCGAACGGCTCATCCAGATGCGTCTCGATGACGCGGAACGTTTCCACACCGATACCCCCACCCTCCTCGACCATGTCACGGCGGGGCGGCTCGGGTTCCGGCAGGCGCAGATCCTCCTCGACCACACCTCCTCCCTGCCCGGCGAACACCGTGCCGCGTTCATCGATGCCGTTCTCCCCGTCGCGGAAAGCTCGACCCCGCCGCAACTGCAGCGTCGCGCCCGCACCCTGCGTGAACGCCTGCACCCCGACTCGATCACCACCCGCCGCCAGGCGGCAGTCGCGAAACGACGCGTCGGACTCACCCACACGCACGATGGCATGTCCTGGCTGAACGCCTACCTGCCCGCCGCGACCGCGATCACCATCGACACCCACCTCTCCGACATCGCCGGACACCTCGCCACCGCCGACGACGAGACCCGCACCCTCACCCAACTCCGCACCGACGTCTTCATCGACCTCCTCACCGACCAAGCCCGCCCCGCACTGACCACCGACACCACCGCCGACGCCGACGCGAACGCCAACGCCAACGCCAACGCTGACGCTGACGCGACCGCTACAGCAGCCGGCGCGGGCTCGCCGAAGGGCACTGCAGGCAACGTGGGTGACGTGTCGGGAATTACGGCTCGTGATTCCGGCGGCACGCGCACGGCCCAGCGCTCGCCGCGTCGCCGCCGGGGGCCGCGGCCAACCGTGATGATCACCGTGCCCGCCCTCACCCTCCTCGGACACACCGACGAACCCGCCACCCTCGACAGCTACGGACCCATCCCCATCGAGACCGCCAGGGAACTCGCCGGCGACGCGACAAGCTTCATCCGCATCCTCACCCACCCCGAAACCGGAACCACCCTCTCCGTCGGACGCGACCGCTACACCGTCCCACCCGACCTCAAAGCCGCACTCCACCACCGCGACACCACCTGCCGCTTCCCCGGCTGCAACCAACCCGCCCTCACCTCAGACATAGACCACACCACCGACTGGCAACACGGCGGACCCACCACCCTCGACAACCTCGCCCACCTCTGCCGCACACACCACACCCTCAAACACCACACCGGATGGACCGCCACCCACACCGGCCAGAGCGACGACAACCCAAGCCACAGCACGAACACGAGCGACGGCACACTCACCTGGACCTCACCCCTCGGCCACACCTACACAACCCACCCCACCAACGCCATGCCCATGCGCCCGCACCAGACGGGAGCGCCACCCGACGTGCCACGGGACACCACACCCGCACCACCCGCACCATTCGCGCCACCCGCCAGGACCGCAGCACCTGCACCGCCCCTCGCGGCGTCAGGCGCGCCCACGACAGACACCGACCCCGCCGAACACCCACCGTTCTGA
- a CDS encoding glycoside hydrolase family 13 protein: protein MSEDRRANRPHHDGSALYVSNSTPELGDSVAVRVRVPVGYGPLHAVRVRSNPDHEPLWSEATLVSSDVDGWDWWQADVVVANPRHGYRWVFIHADDEGRPAGAEWLNQSGLSRIEQLDGEDFALLAYDAPPEWLSSSVLYQVFPDRFARSAAADERPVPEWAIAADWSDPVDPVVPGRSQQYYGGDLDGVRERLGHLVSLGVNLLYLTPVFPAASNHRYDAASFAEVDELLGGDEALIRLVEEAHARGIRVIGDLTSNHSGHLHEWFRAAFGSPDAPEGDFYYFSNDAHTEYECWMGAVTLPKFNWKSAELRRRFIEGPDSIVGRWLQAPYSLDGWRIDVANMTGRLHDEDLNESVRQQIRRTMVEVNPDTILLGESTNDAASDFQGDAWHGAMTYTCFTRPLWGWLSEPTHAPRLDWDGSTTTEPWYFTQPIGGIPKLDAREFVAQHQRFTAAYPWRVRLGTMNALDTHDTARFASNAAPGTVPLALGLSVTLPGIPVVFAGDEFGLTGGDGEESRTPIPWGSESEPAVRHVLDTYRATIGLRRDHPVLDTGGMRWIAVADQAVAFVRESVDETLLIVAGRGSLDLEWATDAVGGPITVASRLLGEAELVERDGVWAAVSADSTFTVWSLPGASAPAWGA, encoded by the coding sequence ATGAGCGAGGACCGTCGAGCGAACCGTCCGCACCACGATGGATCGGCGCTCTACGTGTCGAACTCGACGCCCGAACTCGGCGACTCCGTCGCCGTGCGGGTGCGTGTGCCGGTCGGGTACGGCCCGCTGCACGCGGTGCGGGTGCGGTCGAACCCCGATCACGAGCCGCTGTGGAGCGAGGCCACGCTCGTGTCATCCGATGTCGACGGCTGGGACTGGTGGCAGGCTGACGTCGTCGTGGCGAATCCCCGTCACGGGTACCGGTGGGTCTTCATCCACGCCGACGACGAGGGGCGTCCGGCGGGCGCCGAATGGTTGAACCAGTCGGGCCTCAGCCGTATCGAGCAGCTCGACGGCGAGGACTTCGCGCTGCTCGCCTACGACGCGCCGCCGGAGTGGTTGTCGTCGAGCGTCCTGTATCAGGTGTTCCCTGACCGGTTCGCGCGGTCGGCTGCGGCCGACGAGCGGCCCGTTCCCGAGTGGGCGATCGCCGCCGACTGGTCGGACCCCGTCGATCCTGTCGTGCCCGGGCGATCGCAGCAGTACTACGGGGGAGACCTCGACGGCGTCCGGGAGCGTCTCGGTCACCTCGTGTCGCTCGGCGTGAACCTGCTGTATCTGACGCCCGTCTTTCCGGCGGCGTCGAACCACCGCTACGACGCCGCGAGTTTCGCCGAGGTCGACGAACTGCTCGGCGGCGACGAGGCGCTCATCCGGCTCGTCGAGGAAGCACACGCACGCGGCATCCGGGTGATCGGCGATCTGACGTCGAACCACTCGGGTCATCTGCATGAGTGGTTCCGCGCTGCGTTCGGCAGCCCCGATGCGCCCGAGGGCGATTTCTACTACTTCTCGAACGACGCGCACACCGAGTACGAGTGCTGGATGGGCGCGGTCACGCTGCCCAAGTTCAACTGGAAGTCCGCAGAACTCCGTCGACGCTTCATCGAGGGACCGGACTCGATCGTCGGCCGCTGGCTGCAGGCGCCGTACTCGCTCGACGGGTGGCGCATCGACGTCGCCAACATGACCGGGCGCTTGCATGACGAAGACCTCAACGAGTCGGTGCGGCAGCAGATCCGCCGCACGATGGTCGAGGTCAACCCCGACACGATCCTGCTCGGCGAGTCGACGAACGACGCCGCGAGCGATTTCCAGGGCGATGCGTGGCACGGGGCCATGACGTACACGTGTTTCACCCGGCCGCTGTGGGGATGGCTCAGCGAGCCGACCCATGCGCCGCGACTCGACTGGGACGGAAGCACGACGACCGAGCCGTGGTACTTCACGCAGCCGATCGGGGGTATCCCGAAGCTCGATGCGCGCGAGTTCGTCGCGCAGCACCAGCGATTCACGGCCGCGTACCCGTGGCGAGTGCGGCTCGGCACGATGAACGCCCTCGACACCCACGACACGGCGAGATTCGCCTCGAACGCCGCGCCCGGAACGGTGCCCCTCGCGCTCGGGCTCTCGGTCACGCTTCCCGGCATCCCCGTCGTGTTCGCCGGTGACGAGTTCGGGCTGACGGGCGGAGACGGCGAGGAATCGCGTACGCCGATTCCGTGGGGCAGTGAAAGCGAGCCCGCTGTGCGCCACGTGCTCGACACGTATCGCGCGACGATCGGCCTGCGTCGCGACCACCCCGTGCTCGATACGGGCGGCATGCGCTGGATCGCCGTCGCCGATCAGGCGGTCGCCTTCGTGCGCGAGAGCGTCGACGAGACCTTGCTCATCGTCGCGGGCCGCGGCTCGCTCGACCTCGAGTGGGCGACGGATGCCGTCGGCGGGCCGATCACGGTTGCTTCACGCTTGTTGGGTGAGGCCGAACTCGTCGAGCGTGACGGCGTCTGGGCCGCGGTCTCGGCGGACAGCACCTTCACGGTGTGGTCGCTGCCGGGCGCTTCGGCGCCGGCGTGGGGTGCGTGA
- a CDS encoding sugar ABC transporter permease produces MSTPNVVPGTDTGLLAAELLEEERVKNATPYVPPRKPFNVGRWIRATGWRHIVGIVMVVFSLFPLLFVLSSSLNPQGTLTGSNALFSAIGIDSYVRILSSPDIPYAAWFMNTLVIASVTAVATVFLGALAAYSFSRMRFTGRRFGLITIVVVQMFPQLLAVVAIFLLMSAIGDWFPAIGLNTHLGLIMVYLGGALGVNTYLMYGFFNTVPASIDEAAKIDGAGHARIFFTIILRLVAPILAVVALLSFIGTVNEFVVASVLLIDPEKQTLAVGLTKLVSNPRYADWSAFTAGAVMAALPVMALFLFLQKYIVGGLTAGSVK; encoded by the coding sequence ATGAGCACTCCCAACGTTGTTCCCGGAACCGATACCGGTCTCCTCGCGGCCGAACTCCTCGAAGAGGAGCGCGTGAAGAACGCGACGCCGTACGTCCCGCCGCGGAAGCCGTTCAACGTCGGCCGCTGGATCCGTGCGACGGGCTGGCGGCACATCGTCGGCATCGTCATGGTCGTCTTCTCGCTGTTCCCGCTGCTCTTCGTGCTGTCGTCGTCGCTCAACCCGCAGGGCACTCTCACGGGATCGAACGCCCTCTTCTCGGCGATCGGCATCGACAGCTACGTGCGCATCCTGTCGAGCCCCGACATCCCGTATGCCGCGTGGTTCATGAACACGCTCGTCATCGCGAGCGTCACGGCCGTCGCGACCGTATTCCTCGGAGCGCTTGCCGCCTACTCGTTCTCGCGCATGCGCTTCACCGGCCGACGCTTCGGTCTCATCACGATCGTCGTCGTGCAGATGTTCCCGCAGCTGCTCGCCGTCGTCGCGATCTTCCTGCTGATGAGCGCCATCGGCGACTGGTTCCCGGCGATCGGCCTCAACACGCACCTCGGTCTGATCATGGTCTACCTCGGCGGCGCGCTCGGTGTGAACACGTACCTCATGTACGGCTTCTTCAACACGGTTCCCGCGTCGATCGACGAGGCCGCGAAGATCGATGGCGCGGGGCACGCGCGGATCTTCTTCACGATCATCCTCCGACTCGTCGCGCCGATCCTCGCCGTCGTGGCGCTGCTCTCGTTCATCGGAACGGTCAACGAGTTCGTCGTCGCGAGCGTGCTGCTCATCGACCCCGAGAAGCAGACGCTCGCCGTCGGCCTCACGAAGCTCGTGTCGAACCCGCGCTACGCCGACTGGAGCGCGTTCACGGCCGGTGCAGTGATGGCGGCGCTTCCGGTGATGGCACTGTTCCTCTTCCTGCAGAAGTACATCGTCGGTGGTCTGACAGCCGGCAGCGTCAAGTAG
- a CDS encoding ABC transporter permease subunit — MIDDDVRTDPKPTRRQKQAARMAEAASGGWRTLLVKIVLLGIVDAIAIYGIFVLLLHDQWLVIGVIAVVTVIVNWIYFSRTQLPAKYLTPGVIFLILFQVFVLGYTAYIGFTNYGTGHNGSKEQAVSALMSSALERVPDSPTLQVSVVDQAGTLGLLVTEPDGDVLVGTNDSPLEQVDNPQMDGDKAVGADGWTTLSFAEVIARTDQITSLAVPASDDPNDGAVRTPDGQSGYLYVSNLQYDAEAGTMTDVTTGVVYTDTGVGAFTADDGEQLLPGWQIVIGWENFGRAFTEESIRGPLVYVTIWTFVFAAVSVATTFFLGLFLAIVFNDMRMKGRKYYRVLMILPYAFPSFLSALVWAGMMNESFGFINQVLLGGASVPWLTDPTLAKVSILIVNLWLGYPYMFLVCTGALQSIPDELTEAATVDGAKPWAIFRLIKLPLLLVSIAPLLISSFAFNFNNFNLIYMLTNGGPRDSSTSIAVGHTDILISMVYKVAFTGQTRDYGLASAFSIIIFLVVAIIAIISFRKTRALEELN, encoded by the coding sequence ATGATCGACGACGACGTCAGGACCGATCCGAAGCCGACGCGTCGACAGAAGCAAGCGGCCCGTATGGCCGAAGCCGCTTCAGGAGGATGGCGAACGCTTCTCGTCAAGATCGTCCTGCTCGGCATCGTCGATGCGATCGCGATCTACGGGATCTTCGTTCTCCTCCTGCACGATCAGTGGCTCGTGATCGGCGTCATCGCCGTCGTCACCGTGATCGTGAACTGGATCTACTTCTCGCGCACGCAGTTGCCGGCGAAGTACCTCACCCCGGGCGTCATCTTCCTCATCCTCTTCCAGGTGTTCGTCCTGGGTTACACGGCCTACATCGGCTTCACGAACTACGGCACGGGCCACAACGGCTCGAAGGAACAGGCCGTCTCCGCTCTCATGAGCTCCGCGCTCGAGCGCGTTCCCGATTCTCCGACCCTGCAGGTGAGCGTCGTCGACCAGGCGGGCACCCTCGGACTCCTCGTGACCGAGCCCGACGGCGATGTCCTCGTCGGTACGAACGACTCGCCTCTCGAGCAGGTCGACAACCCCCAGATGGACGGCGACAAGGCCGTCGGCGCCGACGGGTGGACCACCCTCAGCTTCGCCGAGGTCATCGCGCGCACCGACCAGATCACCTCGCTCGCCGTACCCGCCTCGGACGACCCCAACGACGGCGCCGTCCGCACGCCCGACGGCCAGAGCGGGTACCTCTACGTCTCGAACCTCCAGTACGACGCCGAAGCCGGCACCATGACCGACGTGACGACCGGGGTCGTCTACACCGACACCGGCGTCGGCGCGTTCACGGCGGATGACGGCGAGCAGCTCCTCCCGGGATGGCAAATCGTCATCGGCTGGGAGAACTTCGGGCGTGCGTTCACCGAGGAGTCGATCCGCGGTCCGCTCGTCTACGTCACGATCTGGACCTTCGTCTTCGCCGCCGTCTCGGTCGCGACGACCTTCTTCCTCGGCCTCTTCCTCGCGATCGTCTTCAACGACATGCGGATGAAGGGACGCAAGTACTACCGCGTGCTGATGATCCTCCCGTACGCGTTCCCCTCATTCCTCTCCGCGCTCGTGTGGGCGGGAATGATGAACGAGAGCTTCGGCTTCATCAACCAGGTGCTCCTGGGAGGTGCGTCGGTCCCCTGGCTGACCGATCCCACTCTCGCGAAGGTGTCGATCCTCATCGTCAACCTCTGGCTCGGCTACCCGTACATGTTCCTCGTGTGCACCGGTGCTCTGCAGTCGATCCCCGACGAACTCACCGAGGCGGCGACCGTCGATGGCGCCAAGCCGTGGGCCATCTTCCGCCTGATCAAACTTCCGCTGCTGCTCGTCAGCATCGCACCGCTCCTGATCTCGTCGTTCGCGTTCAACTTCAACAACTTCAACCTGATCTACATGCTCACGAACGGTGGTCCTCGAGATTCGTCGACGAGTATCGCCGTCGGCCATACCGACATCCTCATATCCATGGTCTACAAGGTGGCGTTCACCGGCCAGACGCGTGACTACGGTCTCGCGAGCGCCTTCTCGATCATCATCTTCCTCGTCGTGGCGATCATCGCGATCATCAGCTTCAGGAAGACCCGCGCGCTGGAGGAACTGAACTGA
- a CDS encoding sugar ABC transporter substrate-binding protein codes for MRVNKKGLLVAGAFAIAATLGLAGCAAGDSDAGGETSAEGGSLTVWVDSERLDALKGAAESYEEKTGISVKLVGKDTSTIKDDFIQQVPTGKGPDVVMGAHDWLGELSTNGVVAPLELGDSAADYLPVAIQAATYEGTVYLLPYAVENIAVLRNADLVPEAPTSFDDMVAKGTFVVQQGAEGDPYHLYPFQTAFGAPVFGSTDAGYDPTDLQIGNAGGEQFAAWLGSQGKNGTGVFNTDIDGDIAKQQFLDGTAAFWLTGPWNVGAAVDAGINVAIDTVPSPTDQPASPFAGVKGFYVSSESKNKVAANDFLVNYLGTEDVQLSLFEAGNVLPALASAAETASADPIIAGFAAVGAEAVPMPAIPAMGAVWQYWGIAEAEIINGADPATTWQKLAADVAAAIQ; via the coding sequence ATGAGGGTGAACAAGAAGGGCCTCCTTGTAGCTGGAGCGTTCGCGATTGCTGCGACGCTCGGACTCGCCGGCTGCGCAGCCGGCGACAGCGATGCAGGCGGCGAAACGTCTGCTGAGGGCGGCTCGCTCACGGTCTGGGTCGACTCCGAGCGTCTCGACGCTCTGAAGGGCGCAGCCGAGTCCTACGAGGAGAAGACGGGCATCTCCGTCAAGCTCGTCGGCAAGGACACCTCGACCATCAAGGACGACTTCATCCAGCAGGTGCCGACGGGCAAGGGCCCCGACGTCGTCATGGGTGCGCACGACTGGCTCGGCGAGCTCTCGACCAACGGTGTCGTCGCTCCCCTCGAGCTCGGTGACAGCGCCGCTGACTACCTCCCGGTCGCCATCCAGGCCGCCACCTACGAGGGCACCGTCTACCTCCTCCCGTACGCCGTCGAGAACATCGCCGTGCTGCGCAACGCCGACCTGGTTCCCGAGGCTCCCACGAGCTTCGACGACATGGTCGCGAAGGGCACGTTCGTCGTCCAGCAGGGTGCTGAGGGCGACCCGTACCACCTCTACCCGTTCCAGACCGCGTTCGGCGCACCCGTCTTCGGCTCGACCGACGCCGGCTACGACCCGACCGACCTCCAGATCGGCAACGCCGGCGGCGAGCAGTTCGCTGCATGGCTCGGCTCGCAGGGCAAGAACGGCACCGGAGTCTTCAACACCGACATCGATGGCGACATCGCGAAGCAGCAGTTCCTCGACGGCACCGCGGCCTTCTGGCTCACCGGTCCGTGGAACGTGGGCGCTGCGGTCGACGCCGGCATCAACGTCGCGATCGACACCGTCCCGAGCCCGACCGACCAGCCTGCATCGCCGTTCGCCGGCGTCAAGGGCTTCTACGTCAGCTCGGAGTCGAAGAACAAGGTCGCCGCGAACGACTTCCTCGTGAACTACCTCGGTACCGAAGACGTGCAGCTCTCGCTGTTCGAGGCTGGCAACGTCCTCCCCGCCCTTGCGTCGGCTGCCGAGACCGCTTCGGCCGACCCGATCATCGCCGGCTTCGCCGCCGTCGGTGCTGAGGCCGTCCCGATGCCCGCGATCCCCGCGATGGGCGCCGTGTGGCAGTACTGGGGCATCGCCGAGGCCGAGATCATCAACGGAGCCGACCCCGCCACCACGTGGCAGAAGCTCGCCGCTGATGTTGCGGCAGCGATCCAGTAA
- a CDS encoding glycoside hydrolase family 13 protein produces the protein MTTEWWRSAVIYQIYPRSFADANGDGMGDLAGITSRLPSLQALGIDAIWLSPFFTSPQRDAGYDVADYCDVDPLFGTLADFDAMLAEAHARGIRVIVDLVPNHSSDQHVWFQAALAAPAGSPERARYIFRDGLGANGELPPNNWESVFGGGMWTRTTDADGTPGQWYLHIFDTTQPDFDWTNEDVREEFRRILRFWLDRGVDGFRVDVAHGLIKADGLPDYTPPAEGGSMGGGTALEPGITAEAPATPPYWAQDGVHEIYRDWRSLLDEYSGDRILAAEAWVDPLEKLARWVRPDEMHQSFNFAYLETPWNAAALRTVIDASIAAFRSVGAPSTWVLSNHDVVRHASRLALTAENLQGHGIGPKTTGLPDPVVGLRRARAATSVMLALPGSSYLYQGEELGLPEAIDLPDDARQDPTWFRTNGERYGRDGCRVPIPWEADAPSYGFGPSARSWLPQPADWAHFARDQQVDDPDSTLSLYTDLLRLRREHALGLSELTWLPGYGDDIVAFQTSGGFVVIGNAGSEAISLPDGAEIVVASSPVSDSILPPDTTVWLRA, from the coding sequence ATGACTACAGAGTGGTGGCGTTCCGCCGTGATCTACCAGATCTACCCCCGATCGTTCGCCGATGCGAACGGCGACGGCATGGGAGATCTCGCGGGGATCACGAGTCGGCTGCCGTCCCTCCAGGCGCTCGGCATCGACGCGATCTGGCTCTCGCCCTTCTTCACCTCGCCGCAGCGGGATGCCGGCTACGACGTCGCCGACTACTGCGACGTCGACCCCCTCTTCGGCACGCTCGCCGACTTCGACGCCATGCTCGCCGAGGCCCACGCCCGCGGCATCCGGGTCATCGTCGACCTCGTGCCGAACCACTCGTCCGACCAGCACGTCTGGTTCCAGGCCGCTCTCGCCGCCCCGGCGGGCAGCCCGGAACGCGCTCGCTACATCTTCCGCGACGGCCTCGGTGCGAACGGCGAACTGCCTCCGAACAACTGGGAGTCGGTGTTCGGCGGCGGCATGTGGACGCGCACGACCGACGCCGACGGCACGCCCGGCCAGTGGTACCTGCACATCTTCGATACGACCCAGCCCGACTTCGACTGGACGAACGAGGACGTGCGCGAGGAGTTCCGGCGCATCCTGCGCTTCTGGCTCGACCGCGGGGTCGACGGATTCCGCGTCGACGTCGCGCACGGGCTCATCAAGGCCGACGGGCTGCCCGACTACACGCCTCCCGCCGAGGGAGGCAGCATGGGCGGCGGAACGGCCCTCGAGCCCGGAATCACCGCCGAGGCGCCCGCGACCCCGCCGTACTGGGCCCAGGACGGCGTGCACGAGATCTACCGCGACTGGCGATCACTGCTCGACGAGTACTCCGGCGACCGCATCCTCGCTGCCGAGGCCTGGGTCGACCCCCTCGAGAAGCTCGCCCGCTGGGTGCGCCCCGACGAGATGCACCAGTCGTTCAACTTCGCCTACCTCGAGACCCCGTGGAACGCCGCCGCACTGCGCACCGTGATCGATGCCTCGATCGCGGCGTTCCGCTCGGTCGGCGCCCCCAGCACGTGGGTGCTCTCGAACCACGACGTCGTCCGGCACGCGTCGAGGCTCGCTCTCACCGCCGAGAACCTGCAGGGGCACGGCATCGGACCGAAGACCACGGGACTCCCCGATCCGGTCGTCGGCCTCCGCCGCGCTCGCGCCGCGACGAGCGTCATGCTCGCCCTCCCCGGATCGTCGTACCTCTACCAGGGCGAGGAGCTCGGCCTGCCCGAAGCGATCGACTTGCCCGATGACGCGCGGCAAGATCCGACGTGGTTCCGCACCAACGGCGAACGATACGGCCGTGACGGATGCCGCGTGCCGATCCCCTGGGAGGCGGATGCGCCGTCCTACGGCTTCGGCCCGTCAGCACGGTCGTGGCTTCCCCAGCCCGCGGACTGGGCGCACTTCGCGCGCGACCAGCAGGTCGACGATCCCGACTCGACGCTCTCGCTCTACACCGACCTGCTGCGCCTCCGCCGCGAGCACGCCCTCGGCCTGAGCGAGCTCACGTGGTTGCCGGGCTACGGCGACGACATCGTCGCATTCCAGACGAGCGGCGGGTTCGTCGTCATCGGCAATGCGGGCTCGGAGGCCATCAGCCTGCCCGACGGCGCTGAGATCGTCGTCGCGAGTTCGCCCGTGTCCGACAGCATCCTTCCCCCGGACACGACCGTGTGGTTGCGCGCCTGA
- a CDS encoding M23 family metallopeptidase, with protein MTQITPAQSGSPLGAEDPTGSGLTRRQLRERERQATPSQPLTRAELRAAERAAAAASTATDAGESAAPRVQSAEAEVPTVTMGTAVVPVIIGAASDQPLRRRSRRSAETSDAAEPGHLDVPLSSLPAEHVDADEFDAVLTAPSEHHRDIAAASEPVDSLPVLGLPEARTRVTESVPPAASAAAAAPRKSFTRSVAGRALSGVAMTFVALMAVATTVPAGSLVSPSEVLASATVQSTAAAKVAEATQSIQVAADSAPIPVERDGYAAASVAEYAAESGIRLEATFTNNPNGTIQWPFPVGVHIGDRFGYRNCAGCSSDHGGQDFNPGLGAPIQSIADGVVSIAEDGEGSLGVYMAIDHVIDGQTVTSVYAHMEHGSMRFAVGDVVSVGDVIGTTGSTGMSTGPHLHFEIRLGGVTGTKVDPLEWLYANTN; from the coding sequence TTGACTCAGATCACCCCTGCGCAGAGCGGTTCCCCGCTCGGTGCCGAAGACCCCACGGGGTCGGGGTTGACGCGACGACAGTTGCGCGAGCGAGAGCGGCAGGCCACGCCGTCGCAGCCGCTCACCCGTGCCGAATTGCGCGCCGCAGAGCGCGCGGCGGCTGCAGCGTCCACGGCGACGGATGCCGGCGAGTCCGCCGCACCCCGAGTGCAGTCAGCCGAGGCAGAGGTGCCGACGGTCACCATGGGGACCGCCGTCGTTCCCGTGATCATCGGGGCCGCGTCCGATCAGCCGCTTCGCCGCCGCTCACGCCGCAGCGCCGAGACGTCCGATGCTGCTGAGCCCGGCCACCTCGACGTTCCCCTCTCCTCTCTTCCGGCCGAGCACGTCGATGCCGACGAGTTCGATGCCGTACTCACGGCGCCGAGCGAGCACCACCGTGACATCGCAGCGGCCTCCGAGCCGGTCGACTCGCTTCCCGTGCTCGGCCTTCCCGAGGCGCGCACGCGCGTCACCGAATCCGTCCCCCCTGCGGCGAGTGCTGCGGCCGCCGCTCCGCGGAAGTCCTTCACCCGCTCGGTCGCCGGTCGCGCTCTCAGCGGCGTCGCCATGACGTTCGTCGCGCTCATGGCCGTGGCGACGACCGTGCCTGCCGGTTCGCTCGTGAGCCCGTCGGAGGTGCTCGCTTCGGCGACGGTTCAGTCGACGGCAGCGGCGAAGGTCGCCGAGGCCACACAGTCGATCCAGGTCGCGGCCGACTCCGCGCCGATCCCGGTCGAGCGTGACGGCTATGCCGCGGCATCCGTCGCCGAGTACGCCGCCGAGAGCGGCATCCGCCTCGAGGCGACGTTCACGAACAACCCGAACGGCACGATCCAGTGGCCGTTCCCCGTCGGCGTGCACATCGGTGACCGTTTCGGCTACCGCAACTGCGCGGGCTGCTCGAGCGACCACGGCGGACAGGACTTCAACCCGGGCCTCGGCGCTCCGATCCAGTCGATCGCCGACGGCGTCGTGAGCATCGCCGAAGACGGCGAAGGCAGCCTCGGCGTGTACATGGCGATCGATCACGTCATCGACGGCCAGACCGTGACGAGCGTCTACGCGCACATGGAGCACGGCTCGATGCGCTTCGCCGTGGGCGACGTCGTGAGCGTCGGCGACGTCATCGGCACCACGGGCTCGACGGGCATGTCGACCGGCCCGCACCTCCACTTCGAGATCCGTCTCGGCGGCGTCACCGGCACCAAGGTCGACCCGCTCGAATGGCTCTACGCCAACACGAACTAG